acacaaaatgcAACTCCAAGTGGATTAAAAACCTAAGtgaggccgggcacaatggctcatgcctgtaataccagcactttgggaggccgaggcaggagaattgcttgagttcaagactagcttgggcaatatagtgagaccccatctatattaaaaaaaattaaatggggccaggtgtggtggctcacgcctgtaatcccagcactttgggaggccaaggagggcggatcacaaggtcaggagattgagactatcctggctaacactgcgaaaccccatctctactaaaaatacaaaaaatcagccgggcatatATGTTCAACTACTTCACAgttacaaaatagaaaacaaaacaaaacaccaaaaagatCCAAATAGCTATAGGAGGAATTAAAGAATCACGCTCCAAACAAAGGAACAGCACAtacaaaggccctggggtgggaacAGTTACTGTGTTGGAGGACTTGATTAGCTTGCCTGGAGCACTGTAAGCAAGGGAGACAGTGGTTTGAGACAAATTGGAGAGGTGTGCAGGAACTAGATCTTGAAAGCCCACAGTAAGGAGTTTGGATCTGATTCTAAGTATAGTGGGAAGCTAGTGGAGGATTTAAGCAGGTGAGAGACATGATCAGATTTATGTTTGCTAAAGTTTTTTTGGCTGCAGCTTTGGCTGGGTTACATGCCAAAAGTGAGCTTCCCAAAATATGAAGGAACACAGGCAAATTTAAGCTTTCTAGCCTTTCATTTGACcagaaaataagtaataaaagtaaaaaaaaaaaaaaaggggggggggacatatatttcagaaaagaaagcTGCTTCTGGTTTCTGTGATTGGGCTATAGGAGTCAATAGAGGAAGCTGGAATACCAACATGGAGACAGTTGTGGTTATTCAGGAAGGTGGCAATGGTGGCTTGGATCAGGGTTATTTTGAAAGAAGAAGGAGTGAGGGAAAGGAAGGATTAAAGGATGTCTCCTAGGTTTTTGGCCGGAGCAACTTGGTGAATGGTGGTGCCACTTACTGAAATAAGGAAAACTGAATAGAGTATAATGAAAAAGGAGTGTTGATGTGTTTGAGGCTTAGAAAGGTGAGCAGGGGTCAGATCATGAAGAACCTTATAAATCTGGCAAAGGGGGTTGGGCCTTATAAGCACTGGGGAGCCATTGCTTTAAAGGTGCTTTCAAAGGCTTTACGCTGAGGAGTGCCATGGTCAGATTTGCTTCCCAAAGATCACTCTGGTAGCCAGTGCAGAGAAATCCAGTGCAGAGAGGGTAACGTTGGAGCAAGAGAACCCAGTGGGGCTCCTGAGATACTGCCTGACACCAGATTGTGAGGCCTGAATTAAGCTGGTGACAGCAGAGATGGAGGGCACAGATACGAAATATATCAGGAAGTAAAATCAGTAGGAATCAATAACTGCTGAAATATTATAGGGAGAAAGGAATGGGGGTGGCGTGTAGTCAAAGACGGTGGTCGGCACTGATGGGCCATTCCACCTCCCTTTTGCTCCAGATGTATAACATAAAACAGTCAACAGATACCAAGGAAGCAGCAGCCATCGAGGCTAGAAGAAATCGAGAAAAAGAGCGACAAAACCGATTCTTCAATGTGCGGAACCGAGTCATGGGGGTGAGTGGGTAGTAGGGACTGTTGCTCAGGATCAGGGCCACCTCACTCTTACACCTGGAGAGGAATGTGTAACAGTGCCCATGATAGCCCTTCCCCTGACAAGCAGGCCCCTAGggcaggaaaggaaagagagggagagaaggcacCCACCCCTACAGGCCTGGGAAGAGCTTGGGAAGAGGGATAGGTCAGTGCAGGGGAAGAGACTAGGGGAGACGGCTGACCCTTCTCCAGTCAGCTCTGGGCCATGTGACCTGGTTCTTGAGACAGGCAACATGGAGCTAAAAGAGGCCTAAAGAATATTTGgagtccgggcgcagtggcttacacctgtaatcccagcactttaggaggctgaggtgagcagatcacacaaggtcaggagttaaagaccagcctggccaacgtggtgaaaccctgtctctactgaaaatacaaaaattagctgggcatggttgtgcatgcctgtaatcccagctacttgggaggctgaagcacaagaatcacttgaatccaggaggagcaggttacagtgagccgagatcacaccattgcactccagcctgagcgacagagtgagaccctgtctcaaaattactGCATATACCTAAACTATCTCTGCAAGGCTATGTTAAGAAACTTAACCAGgctgagagacagagatggaaggGACACTTACGCCTCACTAAACTGTATTCCTTTTTgtatgattttgaaatgtgataaatgaattataataaaagtaaagagaaaatattgataGTTTAAGAAACAAAAGATTGCTAGGTGAGTGGATAGAGGGGGGGATGCAGCATGGTATTCTGGAAAAGACCCCATAAGTATTTAAGGCCAGGTCTGCTGACTGTTATGTGTGTGGCTTTGGAtaaatcacctgtcttctctgagccccaggctcctcttctgtaaaatgaggctgaaggaAGTCAGGTGAGTGTTAACACACAGTGGCAGCTTTGAAAACCAGTGCATAGTGCCTGCCGTAAGAAGTTGGCTAGGGTATTAGTGTTCTGATTGAGATCCAGCTGACAAGCTGACAAGCATTTCCTCGGGGCctgctctgtgccaagcactgtgttgGGCAGTGGGGATACGAAAATGACTAAGGCCCAGTTTCTGCCCTGAAAGGGTTCACAGTCTGGTGGAGGAGAGAATACAGAGAGGCGAACATCAATAATGTAGACAGTGGGTTCTAGATTCTACAGGAGTAGAACCTGCCTGAGGGGTCAGGAAAGTGAAGGCTGAGCTGGTCTCGAAGGATGAATTGGAATTTGTGtaaagagggaaggaaagtgtTCCAAGTGGAGGGAGCAGCTTGAGCAAAGGCTATTGGTTCAAAACAGCCTAAGATATTCAGGGAACTGTAAGCACAGCTCATAAGGGTAAGGTGGGACTAAGAGATGAGGCCAgagaaggaggcagaggctagACCATGGAGAGGCTTACAAACCATGCTCAGGAGCTAGAACTTTATCCAGTAGGTACTGGGGAGCTACAGGATTCTGAAACAGGTAGATTCTAAGAAGTTTGTGGTAGGACATTGAAGGCCCCCTGCTGGGCCCCTACTCTGATTGTGCTCCTTTCTTTGGGATCAGGTGGATGTCCAGGCCCTGAACAACCAGGTGGGAGACCGAAAGCGTCGGGAAGCAGCAGAAAGAAGCAAGGAGGCAGCTTATGGTAAAAGCCAAAAGCCAGGGGCCAGACAAGGGTGTAAAGAAAGAGCTCGAGTGGGCTGAGGTAGGGCAGTTCTGCCTCTGTGGCCTGAGGCCCTGGGGTGGTGGGACAAACTGGATGGACCTTGAGAGTAGAGGACATGCTAAGTGGACTCTGTCCCTCCTGGGGTatcttctccatatccttgcttaCCACCCCCAGGTACCAGCCAGGTGCAGTATGATGTGGTAGTCCAGATGTTAGAGAAGGAAGAGGCAGATCGAACATGTCGGCTGGCCAAGAAAGTCCAGGAGTTTCGGGAGCAGAAGCAGCAGCTCAAGAACGGGCGTGAATTTAGTCTTTGGGATCCAGGCCAAGTCTGGAAGGGGCTTCCAACCTATCTTAGTTACAGTAATACCTATCCTGGTCCAGCCAGCCTGCAGTACTTCTCTGGGGAAGACCTAGACAGGGACACACGGCTGAGAATGCAGCAGGGGCAGTTCAGGTACAACTTGGAAAGGCAGCAGCAGGAGCAACAGCAAGCCAAGGTTGATGAGAATTATGCAGGTAAGCAGCCCGGCCCTCCAGACTCAGAGACCTGAGGCCTAGTGGGGATCTGTCCTAAGCTGAGTACAGCACCCAGGGGACCAGAACTGAGTggggaggtccaattatccataGGGTTGGTGCTGAAATGTTAGGTTGTGCAGACCCCAACCTCCCTGACTTCCTTCAGTAACTGACAGTGTGGCATTGTTCTTGATTAGTTTGGCACTCCATTACGTGGAGGCAGCACAGTGCAGACAGACCTaatggctctgccacttactagctggttTGGGCAAATGAATTTTCccttctgtgcttcagtttcttcatctttaaaatgagaataataatttatACCACATAGAGTAGCTACTATTATGATATTGTCTGTGGCCACATCCTTCTCTTCCATTAGAAGAAGCCCTTCAAGGGCAAGGACCATGTCTTATCTACTTGCACTGTTCACCCTTCACATCAACCCTGTTACAGCACTCTGTTCTGTTGGACCACTTATTGTAGTTGTAGCTAATTGTGAAAGTATTTGTTTAATATCTGTCTTCTCCCTAAAATGTCAGCCTACTGAAGATGAACCATCTCTTTCATGTCTACCCATCTCCCAGTTGCATAGTACAGTGTCTGACAGGTCTTAGGAACAGCAAGGagctcagtgtggctggagcagaaaaAAATTGTCAGTACCTTTGCTCATGCCATGCCCTCAGCCTGGAATGCCCTTTGCTCTTTTAGCCtgtatacaaaatgtatttcaagGATCACCTCTTCCTGGAAGCCTTCCTCTTTTCCACCACCCAAAACCCTCTTAATACCCTGTGTACATCCCTGCCATTGCTCTTGCCAGATTGTGGTCTATCTATGTTTGATCTGTGTCCCCAACTAGACAGGGAGTTCTCTGAGGACAGGATTTAATTCGATGGTATCATTAGAACCCAGCACATGGCCCTTAGACTGAGATTCAGAGATATGAAATGATTTacccaaaatcacacagctcaGCAGCAGCAGAACTGACATTGGGACCCAGGTCCATTGGAGGCATCTTTTAGTTATGCACTTAAGAAATCGTTGTTGCTGCACCTAGTTCCTTCCACATCCCTACAACTCGGACACTAACCCCCTCCTAAATatttgtacacacacaaacacaaaacttGCTGAACAAATGGCTGGATGAGTGAAACAGGAATGGAGCAAGCCAGTACAGTACCCCGGCCATATTTCTCTGTGTAGATGCGCTCAGTAACCAGCTGCGCCTCGCCATGGACGCGCAGGCCACCCATCTGGCCAGGCTGGAGGAGTCCTGTCGTGCGGCCATGATGTGTGCCATGGCCAACGCCAACAAAGCGCAGGTATGGCCTGAGCCATGCAGTACCTTGGGTTCTCCCCAACTCCTGAACAAAATCCTGGGGAACCTTAGCCATATTCTTCCTCTTACATCCCCTCTTAAATCAGCATCAGCCCTCTCATCTGAGTACTCCCCCTTCACTGAAGGCCCCTCTTAGGGTACAAGTCACTTCTTCCCACCTCCAGAAGCAGGATGACTTGAGAATAGAACATTGCCCTCTCAACCTCCGCTTCTCAGTCTAAAGGCTTCCTGAAGGCAGAGAAGTTCCCTGCCCATTCTCCCCAACACATATTAGGGGCATTGAAAGGCCATGCAGTATCTGTTCTTTCTCCTTGAGATGGAAGAGTAGGGCCATGTTCCCCCCTCCCCTGTGACAGAGTTCCCTGAGGTTGGGCACCCAAATGTTTGCATTTGGGGGCTTCACCAGGCAGCTGTGCAGGCTGGGCGTCAGCGCTGTGAGCGTCAGCGTGAACAGAAGGCCAACCTTGCGGAGATCCAGCACCAGAGCACGAGTGACCTACTGACTGAAAACCCCCAGGTCGCCCAACACCGTATGGCTCCCTACCGGGTCCTGCCCTATTGCTGGAAGGGCATGACTCCAGAGCAGCAAGCTGCCATCAGGAAAGAGCAGGAAGTACAACGCTCTAAGAAGCAAGCACACCGTCAGGCTGAGAAAACATTGGATACTGAATGGAAAAGCCAGACCATGAGCTCAGCCCAGGCAGTGCTGGAGCTAGAAGAGCAGGAGAGGGAATTGTGTGCTGTATTTCAAAGGGGTCTAGGATCCTTCAACCAGCAGCTGGCTAATGAGCAAAAAGCCCAGTGAGTTCTAGGTGGTAGTGGTGGAGATAAATgccaagggagggagaggagggatggTGAGGAACCATGGAGAGAGGGAAAGCATGTCAGCTGAGACCTCTGGACTTCTTTCACAGGCAGGATTACCTGAATTCAGTAATCTACACCAATCAACCTACAGCCCAGTATCACCAGCAGTTTAACACCAGCAGCCGCTAAGTTCAGGATGTTTATCTCTCCCTTCTCATCCATCAAGCTCACAGGTGGTTAGGAGTCAAAGAGAAAAATGCTGCATACTTCCACCTTCTAACCTAGGTAATAAAGTTCTGCACTCAAAATCAAGTCCACATGTTGTAACAGGACACAAAGTATTATGAAGGTACTGCCTTTCCCACCCCACCCTGGAGCTCTGAGCATCCAACCCTGTCACAGCCTTCACATTTCTTCCCCATGCCAGGCCCCCTAGCACACAACACTGCCTACACTCTGTGAGAAAAAGAGACTTTATTAGGCGCAGAGGGCGACTGGTAGGCAGTTACAAAATGGCTACTGGGCTTCCTCCCAAGCTGGAGAGTAGTACCCCAGGGAAAGGAAGGGCAGAGGAGCGTGTGttttctctgccttctccctTCAAGGCTGCATACGAATGGCCCCATCCAGCCGGATGACCTCTCCATTGAGGAATGGGTTCTCGATGATGGCCTGTACCAGGTGAGCATACTCAGCAGGGTCACCCAGTCGGCTAGGGAAGGGCACTTGGCTGGCCAAGAAGTTGCGCACTTTCTCGGGGAGGCTGGTCAGCAGTGGGGTGCCAAACAGACCTAAACAATATAGCCAAATTCAGAGACTCACCCTTGCTTTCATGTTTACCTGGTTCTTCCTTACTTTAGCCCTACTTCTTGGTGCTTCTCTGGGGCCCAAAGATAAAAGGCTGCTGCTGCTTAGGTGGTGGATACCTTCCCCTCTCAACTGTCCATGGATCCCACCCAATCCCAGGTATGATGGAGAGAGGGGATATGTCTACCTGGGGCAATGGTCATCACCCGGATGCCTATGGGAGCCAGATCCCGAGCAATGGGCAGTGTCATGCCCACTATTCCCCCCTTGGAAGCAGAGTATGCAGCTTGTCCAACCTGGAGAAAGAGTAGAGGTCATAGGTGGGAGGGCCCCAACAAGTCACTTAGGAGGCATAAG
The Gorilla gorilla gorilla isolate KB3781 chromosome X, NHGRI_mGorGor1-v2.1_pri, whole genome shotgun sequence genome window above contains:
- the RIBC1 gene encoding RIB43A-like with coiled-coils protein 1 isoform X1; amino-acid sequence: MCLRLRKMYNIKQSTDTKEAAAIEARRNREKERQNRFFNVRNRVMGVDVQALNNQVGDRKRREAAERSKEAAYGTSQVQYDVVVQMLEKEEADRTCRLAKKVQEFREQKQQLKNGREFSLWDPGQVWKGLPTYLSYSNTYPGPASLQYFSGEDLDRDTRLRMQQGQFRYNLERQQQEQQQAKVDENYADALSNQLRLAMDAQATHLARLEESCRAAMMCAMANANKAQAAVQAGRQRCERQREQKANLAEIQHQSTSDLLTENPQVAQHRMAPYRVLPYCWKGMTPEQQAAIRKEQEVQRSKKQAHRQAEKTLDTEWKSQTMSSAQAVLELEEQERELCAVFQRGLGSFNQQLANEQKAQQDYLNSVIYTNQPTAQYHQQFNTSSR
- the RIBC1 gene encoding RIB43A-like with coiled-coils protein 1 isoform X2, which produces MYNIKQSTDTKEAAAIEARRNREKERQNRFFNVRNRVMGVDVQALNNQVGDRKRREAAERSKEAAYGTSQVQYDVVVQMLEKEEADRTCRLAKKVQEFREQKQQLKNGREFSLWDPGQVWKGLPTYLSYSNTYPGPASLQYFSGEDLDRDTRLRMQQGQFRYNLERQQQEQQQAKVDENYADALSNQLRLAMDAQATHLARLEESCRAAMMCAMANANKAQAAVQAGRQRCERQREQKANLAEIQHQSTSDLLTENPQVAQHRMAPYRVLPYCWKGMTPEQQAAIRKEQEVQRSKKQAHRQAEKTLDTEWKSQTMSSAQAVLELEEQERELCAVFQRGLGSFNQQLANEQKAQQDYLNSVIYTNQPTAQYHQQFNTSSR